The Rhodohalobacter sp. SW132 genomic sequence TTCCCGTGGGGATCAATCACCCGAAGATCACTCCGGCCGGCAACCCTCTGCCGGATGAGAGTATTGGCAAGGTATGTACCGTGAATACCTCCGCCAATAATGGCCCAGTCGAGTATGGAATCGCGGTTGATCATCCTGCCAGGTTTTCCTCGTAGATTTCTGACACCTTCTCCCAGTGAACCAGGTCCAGCCATGCATCCACGTAATCACCCCGAAGATTTTGATAATTGAGGTAGTAGGCGTGCTCCCAGACGTCTACTCCCGTAAGAGGAGTCAATCCATCAGTTAAAGGATTATCCTGATTGGAAGTTTGAACCACTTTTAAGCGGCCATTTTCCTCGGCTGCTACCCATGCCCAACCACTGCCAAAAACTCCTGTAGCACGCTTCAATTCTGCTTTCAGATTTTCCAGGCTTCCGAAATCTCGATTGACAGCTTCTGCAAATGAACCGGTCGCTGAACTTCCGTTCGGACTCATCGTATTCCAGAAAATCACGTGATTCAAATGTCCGCCGCCGTGATTTTGGACAGCTGTTTTCACCTCTTCAGGCAGCTCATTCAGCCGGGATACCAAATCCGACAGCGTCATCTCCTGGAGATCAGAATGATTCTCCAGTGCATTGTTTAAATTATTGATGTATCCCTGGTGATGCCGTCCGTGGTGAATCTCCATCGTTTTAGCATCGATCGCAGGTTCGAGGGCGTTGTGTTCATAAGGTAGCGGCTCAAGCGAAAATGGATAAGTGGCATTATAGATTTGATCATAGCTGAGATAACTGCCTGCTTTTCGCTTGTCTGCAACCTTGGCGGATTGATGAAAGATCCCAGGCATTAGAAAACCAGTTACTGAGCTAAAGGCCATAAGTTTTACAGCTTTTTTGCGAGAAATAGAAGTTTTTGTATTCATTATCGGTTTGTTGTGTTTTTGGTTGTAATGATGGTTTATTTAGAACCTTTGATAAAATTATCAAGACAGTGATGCATCCAGCTGTTTAGGAGCACTGGGGATTTATCCCCAATATTATCCTATACATCACCAAAGCGCATTGCGAGCCTGTATCCATCACATCGGAGGGAAATCGTACCGGCCCGGTAATTACAATCTGATGCCTCAGCCAGGCGAAATCTCGCTTCGGTTAGCCTCGATCTATTTTCCTTGTACAGATCAAAAAGCACCTGCCCAACCTTGTAGCGTGAGCCATCTCTGTTCCCGTCGTACTTCTCCGGCAGGGCCCCAATCTGCTCCAGTTCCAGGGTGATTCGATCATAATCATCCGTGTTTAATTCCAGGCTCAAACCTGTAATATCCTGCACGTTTTTCTCTCCTTTGCGGGCGAGCTTCAGGTAATTTTCTCTTGTATACTCCGAATAGGTATCACCGGTAATAGCACTTAAAAATTCAGGATTATAGCGAGAGTACCAGGTATAGATGGTTGTGGTGGTATCCGGGATATAAGCGGTATCAAACCAGCTTATTGTTTCACCGTTTATCATATAGCTGTTGTTCCCAAACTCAACACCTGTTTCCTGAAACAGACTGTCGACTTTTTCTTTCCATTGGGGATCAAGAGGCAATTGGGTGTCTTCGGAAAAACCGATACCCGTTACTCCTTGAGCAACGCCAAACCGGTTCTCTGGGCCCATCAGCTCCATATATACAGATTCACCGCGTAGATAGATGATTCCTGTAGAATCGGTAACCGGCTGAAATTCCGGCATTCCACTATCTGCATGAAAATAGTTTGTCA encodes the following:
- a CDS encoding superoxide dismutase; this encodes MPGIFHQSAKVADKRKAGSYLSYDQIYNATYPFSLEPLPYEHNALEPAIDAKTMEIHHGRHHQGYINNLNNALENHSDLQEMTLSDLVSRLNELPEEVKTAVQNHGGGHLNHVIFWNTMSPNGSSATGSFAEAVNRDFGSLENLKAELKRATGVFGSGWAWVAAEENGRLKVVQTSNQDNPLTDGLTPLTGVDVWEHAYYLNYQNLRGDYVDAWLDLVHWEKVSEIYEENLAG
- a CDS encoding DUF5829 family protein, translating into MNKHSKSFNQIRWISLVWIIALFQIGCTGVESARQNPVYFDLNHFYISMDSASFDAFREHPEILTNYFHADSGMPEFQPVTDSTGIIYLRGESVYMELMGPENRFGVAQGVTGIGFSEDTQLPLDPQWKEKVDSLFQETGVEFGNNSYMINGETISWFDTAYIPDTTTTIYTWYSRYNPEFLSAITGDTYSEYTRENYLKLARKGEKNVQDITGLSLELNTDDYDRITLELEQIGALPEKYDGNRDGSRYKVGQVLFDLYKENRSRLTEARFRLAEASDCNYRAGTISLRCDGYRLAMRFGDV